CCACCGGCAGGCCGTCGATGAACCACCAGCGCCGCCCGCTCCCGCCCAACGTCGACAGCTTGAGCCGCAACAACTGCTGGCTGCCGGCCGGCAACCGCAGTTGATCACCCTCCCTTACCCCGACCACTGACAATGGCGGCGCCAGGTTCAAACCTGACGGCGGGCATGACGGGTCGATCTCCGGCAAACGCGCCTCGCGCCGTTCGATTCTTGGCAGCCAGGGCTCAAGCGGCGCTGGCCAGAGTGCGATGTCTTTTGCGTGAGCCTGTGGACAACTCGCCGCGACGCGCAAGCCCTTGTCGTTGACCCAGATCTTTTCCGTCAGGCCGAGCCCCAGCGGCTGATCGGTGGCTTGCAGGGTTGGCGGGGTTGTACCGTCGAGCGTCCAGGCGAAGCGCTGGCGTCGGCAATTCGGGTCACTCTTGCTCATCGGCTGCCCAAGCGGCCAGCAGATTGCCGCCACGCCAACGTTGAGCGGGACCGGCTGCACGGGCGGCAAGATGTTGCGCTGGGCATCGCGGTTCACCAGCAAGTCATGCACCTGCAGCATCAGCGGCGCTGCCGATGCCAGACCAAACTGTCCGGGAACGGGCGTTCCGTCAGGCCGGCCGATCCACACGCCGATCAGAAACCTCGGCCCTACGCCAATCGACCACGCATCACGAAAGCCGTAGCTGGTGCCGGTTTTCCAGGCCAGTTGCGGCCGCTGAACGAGTTCTGCGTGGGGGTCGAGATCAGGCCGTGACAGACCACTGAGAATCCGCCGAATGATCCACGCGGCGCCCGGCGACATCATCGGCCGGTCACGCAGTCGGTCGTCGGGTTGCAAACGGATATCGGCGCTGCGCCCGCCCCGCGCGAATGCGCTGTAACCACCCACCAGATCTTCCAGCCGACTGCCCGCGCCACCGAGGATCAACGCCAGGTTGGGTTCGGCCAGGGGTGGCAAGGTCAGCGGCACCCCGCCGTTGCGCAGTTCCGCCGCGAAGCGTTTCGGGCCGTAGGCCTCCAGCAATTGCACCGCCGGCAGATTGAGCGACATCGACAGCGCCGAACTCGCCGCTACCGCACCATTGAAGCCTGAGGAGAAATTGCCGGGACGGTAGTCTCCATAGCGCCGGGGCACGTCTTGCAGCAAGGACTCGGAATGTATCAGCCCGGCGTCGATGGCCTTGCCGTAGAGAAAGGGCTTGAGCGTCGAGCCGGGCGAACGTAAAGCGCTGACCATGTCCACATGACCGAAGCGTTTCGCGTCGCCGATGTCCACCGAACCGACGTACGCGCGCACGGCCATGTTCTGCGCCTCCACCACCAGAATCGCGGCCGACGTGCGCTCGGGCAAACGGGCGCGCCAGCCCAGCAGCAGGTCTTCGAGACGACGCTGCAGACCGGCGTCCAGCGTGGTACGGATCAACGGCGGGCTGTTGGGGCGATTCAGGCGTCGGGCCAGCAAGGGCGCCAGGCTTGGTTCCTGACGAGGCGCGAGCAGGAGCGGTTCTTCCAGCGCCTCATCGACCGCCTCTTGCGGCCAAACTCCGAACTCGGCCAGGCGCCGCAGCACTTTGTCCCGAGCGGCCTGGGCGCGTTGCGCATGGCGATCAGGGCGCAGACGACTCGGCGCCTGCGGCAGCACCGCCAACAGCGCTGCGTCGGCACGGGTCAACTGTTGCGGAGACTTACCCAGATACGCCCAACTGGCGGCCGCAACGCCCTGCAACGTGCCACCAAACGGCGCGCGGTTCAGATACAGGATCAGAATGTCCTGTTTGGACAGATGCCATTCCAGCTGAGCAGTGCGCCACAGCTGTCGCAGCTTGCCCGCCAGCGTGCGCGAATGCGGGTCGAGCAGCCGGGCGACCTGCATCGACAGCGTGCTGCCGCCGGATACCACATGGCCACCGCTGAGGTTTTGCCAGGCGGCGCGCACCAGCGCCATGGGGTTCACACCCGGATGCTGGTAAAACCAGCGGTCTTCGTAGGTCAGCAGCGCTTCAAGGTAATACGGCGAGACTTGCTCGACCGTGACCGGGTAGCGCCAGACGCCGTTGGCATCGGCGAACCGCCATAAAGGCGTGCCGTCTTCAGCGAGCACCACGCGGGCCAGATCATCCTTGGGCAAGGGCAGCGGCCAGATTCGGTCGGCGAGCCAGAGCAGCAGGCACATGATGAGCAGGCTGCCAATGAGCCAAGCGGCAGTGCGCGCCCAGCGTCGCTGCATTCGCGAGCAAGCTCGCTCCCACAACCCTGACGCGGTCTGTCGCCGCAATAATCCAGCGATCTTCACAGAAAGCCTTTACCCGGCAGGGAACTCGCCCAGACAATCGACAGCCAAAGCGAGCAACACCGTTTTTGGTCCACGCCCCTCATCAGGAAGCAGATATGCAGGTAGAAAGCGTTTTCGAATGGCTCGG
The nucleotide sequence above comes from Pseudomonas lutea. Encoded proteins:
- the pbpC gene encoding peptidoglycan glycosyltransferase PbpC (penicillin-binding protein 1C), with product MQRRWARTAAWLIGSLLIMCLLLWLADRIWPLPLPKDDLARVVLAEDGTPLWRFADANGVWRYPVTVEQVSPYYLEALLTYEDRWFYQHPGVNPMALVRAAWQNLSGGHVVSGGSTLSMQVARLLDPHSRTLAGKLRQLWRTAQLEWHLSKQDILILYLNRAPFGGTLQGVAAASWAYLGKSPQQLTRADAALLAVLPQAPSRLRPDRHAQRAQAARDKVLRRLAEFGVWPQEAVDEALEEPLLLAPRQEPSLAPLLARRLNRPNSPPLIRTTLDAGLQRRLEDLLLGWRARLPERTSAAILVVEAQNMAVRAYVGSVDIGDAKRFGHVDMVSALRSPGSTLKPFLYGKAIDAGLIHSESLLQDVPRRYGDYRPGNFSSGFNGAVAASSALSMSLNLPAVQLLEAYGPKRFAAELRNGGVPLTLPPLAEPNLALILGGAGSRLEDLVGGYSAFARGGRSADIRLQPDDRLRDRPMMSPGAAWIIRRILSGLSRPDLDPHAELVQRPQLAWKTGTSYGFRDAWSIGVGPRFLIGVWIGRPDGTPVPGQFGLASAAPLMLQVHDLLVNRDAQRNILPPVQPVPLNVGVAAICWPLGQPMSKSDPNCRRQRFAWTLDGTTPPTLQATDQPLGLGLTEKIWVNDKGLRVAASCPQAHAKDIALWPAPLEPWLPRIERREARLPEIDPSCPPSGLNLAPPLSVVGVREGDQLRLPAGSQQLLRLKLSTLGGSGRRWWFIDGLPVGDTTSQDSYIHTFTRLGRYQLSVLDESGQTARVGFSVVE